A section of the Anabaena cylindrica PCC 7122 genome encodes:
- the rimO gene encoding 30S ribosomal protein S12 methylthiotransferase RimO, with protein MGEKPTIAISHLGCEKNRIDTEHMLGLLVEAGYSVDTNEELADYVIVNTCSFIEAAREESVRTLVELAEANKKVVITGCMAQHFQEQLLEELPEAVAVVGTGDYHKIVNVIERVEQGERVKLISAEPTYIADETTPRYRTTTEGVAYLRVAEGCDYRCAFCIIPYLRGNQRSRTIESIVAEAKQLANQGVKEIILISQITTNYGLDIYGQPKLAELLRALGKVDVPWIRMHYAYPTGLTPDVIAAIQETPNVLPYLDLPLQHSHPEMLRSMNRPWQGRVNDGIIDRIKTALPSSVLRTTFIVGFPGETQEQFDHLLEFTERHEFDHVGVFTFSAEEGTPAYKLPNQIPAEVMAERRDQLMALQQPISFHKNQQEVGKIVDVLIEQENPESGELIGRSGRFSPEVDGQVYVKGESRLGTIVPVKIHNADAYDLYGQIVNS; from the coding sequence ATGGGTGAAAAGCCGACAATTGCTATTTCTCACCTAGGATGTGAGAAAAACCGAATTGATACAGAACATATGCTAGGGCTGCTGGTAGAAGCAGGCTATAGTGTAGATACAAATGAAGAGTTAGCTGATTATGTTATTGTCAATACCTGTAGTTTTATTGAAGCTGCCAGAGAAGAGTCAGTAAGAACTTTAGTAGAATTGGCGGAAGCAAATAAAAAAGTCGTTATTACTGGTTGCATGGCGCAACACTTTCAAGAACAATTATTGGAAGAGTTGCCAGAAGCAGTAGCCGTGGTTGGCACAGGTGATTATCACAAAATTGTCAATGTCATAGAACGGGTAGAACAAGGGGAACGGGTTAAACTAATTAGCGCCGAACCCACCTACATAGCTGATGAAACGACACCCCGCTATCGAACGACAACTGAAGGAGTCGCTTACCTGAGAGTTGCCGAAGGATGCGATTATCGTTGTGCATTTTGTATTATTCCTTATTTAAGAGGGAACCAGCGATCGCGTACTATAGAATCCATAGTCGCCGAAGCCAAGCAATTGGCTAACCAAGGGGTCAAAGAAATAATTCTGATATCCCAAATCACCACCAATTATGGTTTGGATATTTACGGCCAGCCAAAGTTAGCGGAATTACTCCGCGCTTTAGGGAAAGTAGATGTACCGTGGATCAGAATGCACTATGCCTATCCCACCGGACTTACCCCAGACGTAATAGCGGCAATTCAAGAAACGCCTAATGTTCTGCCTTATTTAGATTTGCCCTTGCAACATTCTCATCCAGAGATGCTTCGCTCTATGAACCGTCCTTGGCAAGGACGGGTAAATGATGGCATTATTGATCGCATCAAAACAGCGTTACCATCTTCAGTACTGCGAACAACCTTTATTGTTGGTTTCCCTGGAGAAACACAAGAGCAATTTGACCATCTACTAGAGTTTACTGAGCGACACGAATTTGATCACGTTGGTGTCTTCACCTTTTCAGCAGAAGAGGGAACCCCAGCCTATAAATTGCCTAATCAAATTCCCGCAGAAGTAATGGCAGAGCGCCGTGACCAACTCATGGCACTCCAGCAGCCCATTTCCTTCCACAAAAATCAACAGGAAGTAGGCAAAATAGTCGATGTCCTGATTGAGCAAGAAAACCCCGAAAGTGGAGAATTAATCGGCCGTTCCGGCAGATTTTCCCCAGAAGTCGATGGCCAAGTCTATGTTAAAGGCGAGTCTAGGCTAGGAACCATCGTGCCAGTAAAGATCCACAATGCCGATGCCTATGACCTCTATGGTCAAATTGTTAATAGTTAA
- a CDS encoding vitamin K epoxide reductase family protein has translation MIRRRSTPWIHKWSRPLIGAIAGCGVLITGYLTFEKLTGRSAACVAEVGTKGCNDVLSSPWATVFGQPLALFGLLAYISMLIFALAPLALNSGENNKSSKQLENLTWWLLLMGAIAMSVFSGYLMYILASQIKALCPYCIGSALFSLSMLVITIIGRDWEDIGQIFFTAIIIGMMTLIGTLGIYAGVNPSGDIAESTSGKPQQITFTPTAEPNPEFGWKITTKSGESEIALAEHLVKIGAKEYSAYWCPHCHEQKLLFGQEAEKIIDDNIKVECANDSPKAKLDLCQAAKIQSFPTWIINGKTYTGVQNLDELAKITDYKGSRNFKYFR, from the coding sequence ATGATTCGCCGTCGTTCTACTCCTTGGATTCATAAATGGTCGCGTCCATTAATTGGGGCGATCGCTGGCTGTGGTGTCCTCATCACAGGTTATCTCACCTTTGAAAAGCTGACCGGCAGAAGTGCTGCTTGCGTAGCCGAAGTTGGTACTAAGGGCTGTAATGATGTCCTTTCTAGTCCTTGGGCAACAGTTTTTGGTCAGCCATTAGCTTTGTTTGGGCTTTTAGCCTACATCAGTATGCTGATATTTGCTCTTGCTCCCTTAGCATTAAACTCAGGGGAAAACAACAAAAGCAGTAAACAACTGGAAAATCTGACTTGGTGGTTGCTATTAATGGGTGCGATCGCAATGTCAGTGTTCAGTGGTTACTTAATGTACATACTGGCATCCCAAATCAAAGCCTTATGTCCTTACTGTATCGGCTCGGCTTTATTTTCCCTGAGTATGTTAGTAATAACCATCATCGGTCGTGACTGGGAAGATATTGGGCAAATATTTTTCACGGCCATTATTATCGGGATGATGACGCTAATTGGCACTTTAGGCATCTATGCTGGAGTGAATCCATCTGGTGACATCGCTGAATCTACTTCTGGCAAACCTCAGCAAATTACATTCACTCCCACAGCAGAACCTAATCCCGAATTTGGCTGGAAAATTACTACCAAATCTGGAGAATCAGAAATTGCCTTAGCAGAGCATCTTGTTAAAATTGGGGCTAAAGAATACAGCGCTTATTGGTGTCCCCACTGTCATGAACAGAAGTTACTTTTTGGACAAGAAGCTGAAAAAATTATCGACGATAATATTAAGGTAGAGTGTGCTAATGACAGCCCCAAAGCAAAGCTAGACCTATGTCAAGCTGCCAAAATTCAAAGTTTCCCCACTTGGATCATCAATGGTAAAACCTATACTGGTGTTCAGAACCTAGACGAACTAGCAAAGATTACTGATTACAAAGGTTCTCGAAACTTTAAGTATTTTAGATAA
- the btpA gene encoding photosystem I biogenesis protein BtpA: MDLYQLFKTRTPIIGVVHLLPLPTSPRWGGSLKAVIDRAEQEATALASGGVDSIIVENFFDAPFTKNQVDPAVVSAMTVVVQRIQNLVTLPIGLNVLRNDGKSAMAIASCVKAQFIRVNVLTGVMATDQGLIEGEAHQLLRYRRELGSDVKILADVLVKHARPLSSPNLTVAVKDTIERGLADGVILSGWATGSPPNLEDLELACGAAAGTPVFIGSGANWENIDTLMQAANGVIVSSSLKRHGQISQPIDPIRVSQFVEAAHRSWNSKGESKSISSVKLHS, translated from the coding sequence GTGGACTTATATCAGCTATTCAAAACTCGAACACCAATTATTGGCGTGGTTCACCTGCTACCGCTGCCTACTTCACCACGTTGGGGAGGTAGTCTTAAAGCGGTAATTGACCGCGCAGAACAAGAAGCAACAGCCCTGGCTAGTGGCGGGGTAGACAGTATTATTGTAGAAAATTTCTTCGATGCACCGTTTACTAAAAATCAAGTTGATCCAGCAGTTGTTAGTGCGATGACTGTGGTGGTACAGCGCATACAGAATTTAGTAACTTTGCCTATAGGTTTAAATGTTTTGCGAAATGATGGCAAAAGTGCAATGGCGATCGCTAGTTGTGTAAAAGCCCAATTTATTAGAGTCAATGTCCTGACTGGAGTTATGGCTACTGACCAAGGATTAATTGAAGGTGAAGCCCATCAATTACTGCGCTATCGACGAGAACTAGGCTCGGATGTGAAAATCCTGGCTGATGTCTTAGTCAAACACGCCCGTCCTTTGAGTTCACCCAATCTCACAGTTGCTGTCAAAGACACAATAGAAAGAGGATTGGCAGATGGGGTAATTTTATCAGGCTGGGCAACTGGTAGCCCTCCTAATCTAGAAGATTTGGAACTTGCTTGTGGTGCGGCGGCTGGTACACCAGTGTTCATTGGGAGCGGAGCTAATTGGGAAAATATTGATACCCTGATGCAAGCAGCAAATGGTGTGATTGTTTCTAGTTCTCTCAAACGCCACGGTCAAATTTCGCAACCGATTGACCCAATTCGCGTCAGTCAATTTGTAGAAGCTGCTCACCGCAGTTGGAACTCCAAAGGTGAAAGTAAATCCATTTCTTCAGTGAAATTACATTCGTAA